A genomic region of Pseudomonas sp. KU43P contains the following coding sequences:
- a CDS encoding flagellar protein FlaG, with translation MDMSVKLNLSYPAARSAEQVAEKPVVRQTEQVKTEDDKKDPLAVQDTDKVKSAVAEIEKFLKASQRNLEFSTDEESGKIVVKVIATDSGELIRQLPSEEALRIAHSLSDVNSVLFDAKV, from the coding sequence ATGGACATGAGCGTCAAGCTGAACCTGTCTTATCCGGCCGCACGTTCGGCCGAGCAGGTTGCCGAAAAGCCGGTTGTCCGGCAAACGGAGCAGGTTAAGACCGAAGACGACAAGAAAGACCCATTGGCGGTGCAAGATACCGACAAGGTCAAGAGCGCCGTCGCGGAGATCGAGAAGTTTCTGAAGGCGTCGCAACGCAATCTGGAATTCTCCACGGATGAAGAATCCGGCAAAATCGTTGTCAAAGTCATCGCAACCGATAGCGGTGAGCTGATTCGTCAATTGCCCTCGGAAGAGGCGCTGCGGATCGCCCACAGCCTGAGCGATGTCAACAGTGTTCTGTTCGACGCCAAGGTATGA
- a CDS encoding ketoacyl-ACP synthase III translates to MIGIKSIASYVPTEGVDNYAQGAKFGKDQDFIFGKIGSTFLPRKEAAQETSDLCVEAARNLFAANPSLDPASIDAVIVVTQNGDAEGLPHTAAIVQHKLGLSTAIAAFDISLGCSGYVYGLYAMKGFMEAAGLKNGLLITADPYSKIVDPEDRNTTMLFGDAATATWMGEGASWQLGKSLFGSDGAGAEHLRTTDGKFFMNGRQVYNFALVKVPAHLKQLLEASELSADDIDLYCLHQGSAAIVDAVSARFDEGEHKQKFVKDMVETGNTVSSSIPLLLEKHVMGSQHRRIALSGFGVGLSWGSAIIERQN, encoded by the coding sequence ATGATTGGCATTAAAAGCATCGCCAGTTACGTGCCGACTGAAGGCGTGGACAACTACGCCCAGGGCGCGAAATTCGGCAAGGACCAGGATTTCATCTTTGGCAAGATCGGCTCCACGTTCTTGCCACGCAAGGAAGCCGCCCAGGAAACCTCCGACCTCTGCGTCGAGGCCGCCAGGAACCTGTTCGCTGCCAATCCATCGCTGGACCCGGCATCCATCGACGCCGTGATCGTCGTGACCCAGAACGGTGATGCCGAGGGCCTGCCGCACACGGCCGCCATCGTCCAGCACAAGCTTGGCCTGTCGACCGCCATCGCCGCCTTCGATATTTCGCTCGGTTGCTCCGGCTATGTCTATGGCCTGTACGCGATGAAAGGCTTCATGGAAGCCGCAGGCTTGAAAAATGGCCTGCTGATCACCGCCGACCCTTACTCGAAGATCGTCGACCCGGAAGATCGCAATACCACCATGTTGTTCGGCGATGCCGCTACCGCGACCTGGATGGGCGAGGGCGCCAGCTGGCAGTTGGGCAAATCGTTGTTCGGCAGCGATGGTGCCGGTGCCGAGCATCTGCGCACTACCGATGGCAAGTTCTTCATGAACGGCCGTCAGGTCTACAACTTCGCCCTGGTCAAGGTGCCGGCGCACCTGAAGCAGCTGCTCGAAGCGAGCGAGCTCAGCGCCGACGACATCGACCTGTACTGCCTGCATCAGGGTAGCGCGGCCATCGTCGATGCCGTTTCGGCGCGCTTCGATGAGGGCGAGCACAAGCAGAAGTTCGTTAAGGACATGGTCGAAACCGGTAATACCGTTTCGTCGAGCATTCCGCTGCTGCTGGAAAAGCACGTGATGGGCTCGCAGCACAGGCGCATTGCCCTCAGTGGTTTTGGCGTAGGGCTGTCGTGGGGCTCGGCGATCATCGAGCGTCAGAACTGA
- the fliD gene encoding flagellar filament capping protein FliD — MASPITSSTGLGSGLNITEIVSALVTADTAAKKAQITRQTSNNTAMISGIGSLRSALTAFQDAMKKLNDKDAPSFNAFAATSGNEAVVKVKSSNAAVAGSYDIKVINLATASKVASQSFAGGASTSIPEGELTISQGDNDYKVNVAAGSTLQSVRDQINKELGAKGLSANIVNEESGSRLVIGSTTTGKGSDISVSGIAELEIDGTSKMTGTGAGYITDLAKDAELTVDGLTVKSANNTISDAISGMTLELTGATASGAAGTATKITVAADNDGLKKSVQSFVDSYNTLQKAITSLTTTSRDADDNLVLGPLTNDPTTRSLLADVRKVLSEVGSGDQLTSLSQLGINTQKDGTLEFNTTKFTSAMNDKKLGTEVQQLFTGTNGIFERMNKAIDPYNATDGSLATRKANLDKVAKNLSDQQAALDRRTDSLTESLTKKYVALDTALGKMKAQADQITSIFEAINAQAKKS; from the coding sequence ATGGCAAGCCCGATTACTTCCAGTACTGGCCTTGGATCCGGTCTGAACATCACCGAGATCGTGAGTGCTCTGGTTACCGCCGATACGGCGGCGAAAAAGGCGCAGATTACCCGCCAGACCAGTAACAATACCGCGATGATCTCGGGCATTGGCTCGCTGCGCAGTGCCCTCACGGCGTTCCAGGACGCCATGAAGAAGCTCAACGACAAGGACGCGCCGTCCTTCAACGCATTCGCGGCCACCTCGGGCAACGAAGCGGTGGTCAAGGTCAAGTCGAGCAACGCCGCAGTAGCCGGTAGCTATGACATCAAGGTGATCAACCTGGCGACCGCATCCAAGGTCGCTAGCCAGTCGTTTGCCGGTGGGGCGAGCACATCGATTCCCGAAGGCGAGCTGACCATTTCCCAGGGCGACAACGACTACAAGGTGAACGTGGCCGCAGGTTCGACCCTGCAGAGCGTGCGCGACCAGATCAACAAGGAGCTGGGCGCCAAGGGCCTTTCCGCGAACATCGTCAACGAAGAGAGCGGTTCGCGCCTGGTCATCGGCTCCACCACCACCGGTAAAGGGTCGGACATTTCGGTGAGTGGCATCGCCGAGCTCGAAATCGACGGCACCAGCAAGATGACGGGTACCGGCGCGGGTTACATCACCGACCTGGCCAAGGACGCCGAGCTGACCGTCGACGGCCTGACGGTGAAGAGCGCGAACAACACCATCAGCGATGCCATCAGCGGCATGACCCTGGAGTTGACCGGGGCCACGGCGAGCGGTGCCGCAGGTACGGCCACCAAAATCACCGTGGCTGCCGATAACGATGGCCTGAAGAAGTCGGTGCAGAGCTTTGTCGATTCCTACAACACCCTGCAGAAGGCGATTACCTCGCTGACGACCACCTCGCGTGACGCGGATGACAATCTGGTCCTTGGCCCATTGACCAACGACCCGACCACTCGCTCGCTGCTGGCCGACGTGCGCAAGGTGTTGAGCGAGGTGGGCAGTGGTGACCAGCTGACATCCCTGAGCCAGCTGGGTATCAACACCCAGAAGGACGGCACGCTGGAATTCAACACCACCAAGTTCACGTCGGCGATGAACGACAAGAAGCTGGGTACCGAGGTGCAGCAGCTGTTCACGGGTACCAACGGCATCTTCGAGCGCATGAACAAGGCGATCGATCCGTACAACGCGACTGACGGCAGCCTCGCCACACGCAAGGCCAACCTCGACAAGGTCGCCAAGAACCTCAGCGACCAGCAGGCTGCGCTGGATCGGCGCACCGACTCGCTGACCGAGTCGCTGACCAAGAAGTACGTCGCCCTGGACACCGCGCTGGGCAAGATGAAAGCCCAGGCGGACCAGATCACCTCGATCTTCGAGGCGATCAACGCCCAGGCCAAGAAGTCCTGA
- a CDS encoding nucleoside-diphosphate sugar epimerase/dehydratase, translating into MQDLQGKKIVLFGAGKSGGLFIEQNLALNILAVADNDPGKQGGLFNGYPVIAAQQIAQSGCEVIVITSVWSDSILKQLAELGLDHLPTVIPGKREMKGMRDIHPFSHPLTKRLASELVIALNTLTDAAGIDLYLDFGTLLGALREGDFIAWDDDIDFSVNAEQFERLVGLVRENRDSLPVHEGVLWRIEVIATHGVDFAIRITCDNAEGSDAIIPFETDIARRVRRDGSAVVIGAMPEWFCPERHFDGFDPVQLFGTTLKAPSDAYGYLDFVYGEWQVPKKDMSFADYNHSGEVLFEHYDNSIRAL; encoded by the coding sequence ATGCAGGACCTGCAAGGCAAGAAAATCGTCCTCTTTGGCGCGGGCAAGAGTGGCGGCCTGTTCATCGAGCAGAACCTGGCACTGAACATTCTGGCCGTGGCCGACAACGACCCCGGCAAGCAGGGTGGGCTGTTCAATGGCTACCCGGTGATTGCTGCGCAGCAGATCGCCCAATCCGGTTGCGAGGTGATCGTGATCACCAGCGTCTGGTCCGACAGCATCCTCAAGCAATTGGCGGAGCTGGGCCTTGACCACCTGCCGACGGTGATTCCGGGCAAGCGTGAAATGAAGGGCATGCGCGACATCCATCCCTTCTCCCACCCGTTGACCAAGCGCTTGGCCAGCGAGCTGGTGATCGCCTTGAACACCCTCACCGATGCTGCAGGCATCGATCTGTACCTGGACTTCGGCACGTTGCTCGGCGCTTTGCGCGAAGGCGATTTCATCGCTTGGGACGACGATATCGACTTTTCCGTGAATGCCGAGCAGTTCGAGCGCCTGGTCGGCCTGGTGCGGGAAAACCGCGACAGCCTGCCGGTGCACGAAGGCGTGTTGTGGCGCATCGAGGTGATCGCCACCCATGGCGTCGACTTCGCGATCCGCATCACTTGCGACAACGCCGAGGGAAGCGACGCGATCATCCCGTTCGAGACCGACATCGCCCGCCGTGTGCGCCGCGACGGTTCGGCTGTGGTGATTGGCGCCATGCCGGAGTGGTTCTGCCCCGAGCGGCACTTCGATGGCTTCGACCCGGTGCAGCTGTTTGGCACGACGCTCAAGGCGCCAAGCGATGCCTACGGCTACCTGGATTTCGTGTATGGGGAGTGGCAGGTGCCGAAGAAGGACATGTCGTTCGCCGATTACAACCATTCCGGCGAAGTGCTGTTCGAGCACTACGACAATTCCATTCGCGCGCTGTAA
- a CDS encoding NAD-dependent epimerase/dehydratase family protein, with protein sequence MRQDSAEALMAQDIQRIATHVDLTALSGQHLLLTGCTGFFGKWLLVMLAMLNRNGAAIQVTAVSRSPEQFLCRYPQYADAAWIRWLQADVRALDGVLAGVRVDGVIHAATDTLGGGQADALQLYDTILGGARSVLELAVRSGARRVLFTGSGAQYGALPWGCPVAESSARACDSTQPASAYAEGKRAQETLAALYAQRHGLEVVFTRCFAFSGPGLALDAHFAIGNFVRDALYQDELVLNSSGSAVRSYLYGADLAVWLLALLARGEGGQAYNVGSDKALSIAELAHRVVARLAPGKPVRILGQDAAAQARSYYVPDIAKARALGLDDWTTLDQSIDSMGRWAAALDR encoded by the coding sequence ATGAGGCAGGACTCGGCCGAGGCCTTGATGGCCCAGGATATCCAGCGCATCGCCACGCATGTGGACCTCACTGCGTTGTCGGGCCAGCACCTGCTGCTGACCGGCTGCACCGGTTTTTTCGGTAAATGGTTGCTGGTGATGCTTGCCATGCTGAACCGCAATGGCGCGGCGATTCAGGTAACGGCGGTCTCTCGATCGCCCGAGCAATTTCTCTGCCGGTATCCGCAGTATGCCGATGCGGCCTGGATCCGCTGGCTGCAAGCCGATGTTCGCGCTCTCGATGGGGTGCTGGCGGGCGTTCGGGTTGACGGCGTGATCCATGCCGCCACCGATACCCTCGGTGGCGGTCAGGCGGATGCTCTGCAGCTGTATGACACGATCCTGGGGGGCGCGCGCAGTGTCTTGGAATTGGCCGTGCGCAGCGGTGCTCGGCGTGTGCTGTTCACCGGCAGTGGGGCGCAGTACGGTGCCCTCCCATGGGGATGTCCGGTAGCGGAAAGCAGTGCTCGCGCCTGTGATAGCACGCAGCCGGCCAGTGCTTATGCCGAAGGCAAGCGCGCACAGGAAACCCTTGCTGCGCTTTATGCGCAGCGCCACGGCCTGGAGGTGGTCTTCACTCGCTGTTTCGCGTTTTCCGGGCCTGGATTGGCACTGGACGCGCATTTCGCCATCGGCAACTTCGTTCGCGATGCCTTGTACCAGGACGAACTGGTGCTCAACTCCAGCGGCAGTGCGGTGCGCAGCTATCTGTACGGCGCGGATCTGGCCGTCTGGCTGCTCGCCCTGCTGGCCAGAGGGGAGGGCGGGCAGGCCTACAACGTCGGCTCCGACAAGGCATTGAGCATCGCTGAACTGGCCCATCGAGTGGTCGCGCGGCTGGCACCCGGCAAGCCGGTGCGCATCCTTGGGCAGGACGCAGCAGCGCAGGCGCGCTCCTACTACGTGCCGGACATCGCAAAGGCGCGCGCGCTGGGTCTGGATGACTGGACGACACTCGATCAGTCCATCGACAGCATGGGGCGGTGGGCCGCTGCATTGGACCGCTGA
- a CDS encoding glycosyltransferase has protein sequence MVRSLFAKRPSPYYIMAPDYRRSSAGIRVLHMLCDALMRAGQEAYVAATGMHPGLMTPLLTEAVVAVHKAQGVEPIIVYPEVVDGNPFKGNVVVRYLLNRPGFLASVSPFAETDVLFAYTRELLQPGMDEDRVLYMPAVDLSIFCPPADSATRIAGKVCYYRGRKSQVEIDPALLGADAVEITGQSPGSWEELAALFQSCEYFYCTEPSGLAAEAALCGCVAVVLPGAYAPRPLSQHENNSYGVAWGNTPQSLEQARETLPLLRESLLQHQRTFWTALDHFIDVTQQAVELHRARAQISEAQRWLAQRTLSDAQRTQVDHYLEARPTLRLAVVVVDRQGEPAALGKTLDSLAALAVPGLSVQPLVVADRQGLVTAINTQVADSACELFMLLEPGETLTASGALSLVLERAAAPTCRALYADEALQGSNGTLELQLRPALNLDLLLSLPAAMARHWLFDREVWLGLGGFDVEYPEAFELAFILRLIEAAGLEDLGHISEPLVIGHAPLLQDLAQQREAIEAHLRQRGYAAAVVTSRRPGRYELDYGHDNCPPVSILIRVQGQLAYAQRCLQSLLEGTDYGNYEVLLLDHGNDDAAVVQWLAGIEQMAAGHLRVLRFAAEIDQQAVLNQAAGEGRGEYLVFLDAQAGVIERDWLVQMLNHAMRPEVGAVGARLIDGDGKVRHAGLLLGLAGPVAAPFEGMAGDAPGYLHRLEVDQNYTALGEQCLMVGRELFVSLGGFDAQMAPWAHVDLCLKLQQAGYLNVWTPRAQLLISGGETAPATAEQEDGLYGRWLPAIARDASSNPNLIAGEDQQSFAYADAAVSWRPLAAVTALPTVLALGGGAGGSQHRLERPFDSLSARGLIQGARPGKWLEVPALERFAPDAIVMQGPLGPSHVQAMRRMKAFSKAFKVYDLATYLPGAQLQGPFARQRPEDVLALLQLGLECVDRLLVPTPFMAQVCDGFAADIRVLADRLVPEQWAGLQSLRRCDVKPRVGWVGGLGELDDLELIADAVKALAGEVHWVVLGSCPEHLRPYLHEIHAAVTPAQYPGKLASLNLDLAVVPLRDSLFNRCKSHLRLLEHGICGVPVICSDIEAHHGDLPVKRVSDEAAAWVEAIRLHAGDLDAVAQLGDYLRQCVLQGWMLDGPALTQWRDAWLGAAS, from the coding sequence ATGGTCCGTTCGTTGTTTGCCAAGCGACCCAGCCCTTACTACATCATGGCCCCGGATTACCGCCGCAGTTCGGCGGGCATCCGGGTGTTGCACATGCTGTGCGATGCCTTGATGCGAGCCGGGCAGGAGGCCTACGTCGCGGCAACTGGCATGCACCCCGGCCTGATGACGCCGCTGCTGACCGAAGCGGTCGTCGCGGTGCACAAGGCGCAAGGGGTCGAGCCGATCATCGTTTATCCGGAAGTGGTCGATGGCAACCCGTTCAAAGGCAACGTGGTGGTGCGTTACCTGCTGAACCGGCCAGGGTTTCTGGCCAGCGTCAGCCCGTTCGCCGAAACGGATGTGCTGTTCGCCTACACCCGCGAGCTGCTGCAGCCGGGCATGGATGAGGACCGCGTGCTGTACATGCCTGCAGTCGACCTAAGCATTTTCTGCCCGCCAGCGGACAGCGCCACGCGCATTGCCGGCAAGGTCTGCTATTACCGTGGTAGAAAGTCCCAGGTCGAGATCGACCCGGCGCTGCTGGGGGCCGACGCCGTCGAGATCACCGGGCAGAGCCCAGGCTCCTGGGAAGAACTTGCCGCACTGTTCCAGAGCTGCGAGTACTTCTATTGCACGGAACCGTCGGGGCTGGCTGCCGAGGCCGCCTTGTGCGGCTGTGTCGCGGTAGTGTTGCCGGGCGCCTATGCCCCCCGCCCCCTGTCGCAGCACGAGAACAACAGCTACGGCGTTGCGTGGGGCAACACGCCGCAAAGCCTGGAGCAGGCCAGGGAAACACTGCCGTTGCTGCGTGAGAGCCTGTTGCAGCACCAGCGTACGTTCTGGACGGCGCTCGATCATTTCATCGACGTGACCCAGCAGGCTGTCGAGCTGCACCGAGCACGCGCGCAGATCAGCGAGGCCCAGCGCTGGCTGGCGCAGCGAACGCTGAGCGACGCCCAGCGTACGCAGGTCGATCACTACCTCGAAGCACGGCCGACGCTGCGTCTGGCAGTGGTGGTGGTCGACCGGCAGGGTGAGCCTGCCGCGCTGGGCAAAACCCTCGACAGCCTGGCGGCGCTCGCTGTGCCCGGCCTTTCGGTGCAGCCTTTGGTGGTGGCCGATCGTCAGGGTCTGGTGACGGCGATCAATACGCAGGTTGCCGACAGCGCCTGTGAACTGTTCATGCTGCTGGAGCCTGGCGAAACCTTGACTGCGTCGGGGGCGCTGAGCCTGGTGCTGGAGCGCGCCGCTGCACCGACGTGCCGTGCGTTGTATGCCGACGAGGCATTGCAGGGCAGCAATGGCACGCTCGAACTGCAACTGCGCCCGGCCCTCAACCTGGATCTGTTGCTGAGCCTGCCGGCGGCCATGGCGCGCCATTGGCTGTTCGACCGTGAAGTCTGGCTAGGCCTGGGGGGCTTCGATGTCGAATACCCAGAAGCATTCGAGTTGGCCTTCATCCTGCGCCTGATCGAAGCCGCTGGCCTGGAAGACCTGGGGCATATCAGCGAACCGCTGGTGATTGGCCATGCACCGTTGTTGCAGGACCTTGCCCAGCAGCGCGAGGCAATCGAGGCTCACCTGCGCCAGCGCGGCTACGCCGCGGCGGTGGTGACCTCGCGCAGACCAGGCCGCTACGAGCTGGATTACGGCCACGACAACTGCCCGCCAGTCAGCATTCTGATCCGCGTGCAAGGCCAACTCGCCTACGCCCAACGCTGCCTGCAGAGCCTGCTCGAAGGAACCGACTACGGCAATTACGAAGTGCTGCTGCTCGACCACGGCAATGATGATGCGGCCGTCGTGCAGTGGTTGGCAGGCATCGAGCAGATGGCTGCCGGCCATCTGCGGGTGCTGCGTTTTGCCGCCGAGATTGACCAGCAGGCCGTGTTGAACCAGGCGGCAGGTGAGGGGCGGGGCGAGTATCTGGTGTTCCTTGATGCCCAGGCCGGGGTGATCGAAAGGGACTGGCTGGTGCAGATGCTCAACCACGCCATGCGACCTGAAGTAGGGGCCGTGGGCGCCAGGTTGATCGACGGTGATGGCAAGGTTCGCCACGCCGGCCTGTTGCTGGGGCTTGCTGGGCCGGTGGCTGCGCCCTTCGAGGGGATGGCAGGCGATGCGCCGGGTTACCTGCATCGCCTGGAAGTCGATCAGAACTACACGGCCCTGGGCGAGCAATGCCTGATGGTGGGCCGGGAGCTGTTCGTCTCGCTGGGCGGTTTCGATGCGCAGATGGCGCCTTGGGCGCACGTCGACCTGTGCCTGAAATTGCAACAGGCAGGCTACTTGAATGTATGGACGCCGCGTGCGCAGTTGCTGATCAGCGGCGGCGAAACAGCGCCTGCCACGGCGGAGCAGGAAGATGGCCTGTACGGCCGCTGGTTGCCGGCGATTGCACGTGATGCTTCGAGCAATCCGAACCTGATCGCGGGGGAGGATCAGCAGAGCTTTGCCTACGCTGACGCGGCGGTCTCCTGGCGCCCGCTGGCGGCCGTTACCGCACTGCCGACCGTGCTGGCACTTGGTGGCGGGGCTGGGGGGAGTCAGCATCGGCTCGAACGGCCTTTCGATTCGTTGAGTGCACGCGGGCTGATCCAGGGTGCGCGGCCTGGCAAATGGCTGGAGGTACCCGCGCTGGAGCGCTTCGCGCCTGATGCGATCGTCATGCAAGGCCCGCTCGGCCCTTCGCATGTTCAGGCAATGCGGCGCATGAAGGCCTTCAGCAAAGCCTTCAAGGTCTACGACCTGGCTACCTACCTGCCGGGTGCTCAACTGCAGGGGCCTTTCGCGCGTCAGCGGCCCGAAGATGTGCTGGCCTTGCTGCAGCTGGGCCTCGAGTGCGTGGATCGCCTGCTGGTGCCGACACCGTTCATGGCGCAGGTTTGCGATGGCTTCGCTGCCGATATCCGGGTGCTGGCCGATCGCCTTGTGCCTGAGCAGTGGGCGGGCCTGCAGAGCTTGCGGCGCTGCGATGTCAAGCCTCGGGTGGGTTGGGTAGGCGGCTTGGGGGAGCTGGACGATCTGGAACTGATTGCCGACGCGGTCAAGGCGTTGGCGGGCGAGGTGCACTGGGTGGTGCTGGGCAGTTGCCCTGAACACCTGCGGCCGTACCTGCATGAGATCCATGCAGCTGTGACGCCTGCCCAGTATCCCGGCAAGCTCGCTTCGTTGAACCTCGACCTGGCGGTGGTGCCGTTGCGAGACAGCCTGTTCAACCGTTGCAAGAGTCATTTGCGTCTGCTGGAGCATGGCATTTGCGGTGTGCCGGTGATCTGCAGCGATATCGAAGCGCACCATGGCGATCTGCCGGTCAAGCGGGTGTCCGACGAGGCCGCCGCGTGGGTGGAGGCAATCCGGCTGCATGCCGGCGACCTGGACGCCGTTGCGCAGCTCGGCGATTACCTGCGCCAATGCGTATTGCAGGGCTGGATGCTGGACGGGCCTGCGCTGACGCAATGGCGTGACGCCTGGCTGGGGGCGGCATCATGA
- a CDS encoding flagellin domain-containing protein — translation MALTVNTNTTSLGVQKNLNRATDALATSMTRLSSGLKINSAKDDAAGLQIATRMTSQIRGQTMAIKNANDGISIAQTAEGAMQEQTNILQRMRELAIQSRNDSNSADDRIALDKEFQSMSSELTRIANSTQLNGKNLLDGSASTMTFQVGSNTGSVNQITINLTQKFDAASLGIGSSINIQGSSSTLSETNYSAAVAAIDTALQTINTNRADLGASQNRLTSTINNLQNINENAEAARGRVQDTDFAAETAQLTKQQTLQQASTSVLAQANQLPSAVLKLLG, via the coding sequence ATGGCTTTGACTGTTAACACCAACACCACCTCCCTGGGCGTCCAGAAGAACCTGAACCGTGCTACCGACGCGCTGGCCACCTCGATGACCCGCCTGTCCTCCGGCCTGAAAATCAACAGCGCCAAAGACGACGCTGCCGGCCTGCAGATCGCTACCCGCATGACCTCGCAGATCCGTGGCCAGACCATGGCGATCAAAAACGCCAACGACGGTATCTCCATCGCCCAGACCGCTGAAGGCGCGATGCAAGAGCAGACCAACATTCTGCAGCGTATGCGTGAACTGGCCATCCAGTCGCGAAACGACTCCAACAGCGCCGACGACCGTATCGCCCTGGACAAAGAATTCCAGTCGATGTCTTCGGAACTGACCCGTATCGCCAACAGCACCCAGCTGAACGGCAAGAACCTGCTGGACGGTTCGGCTTCGACCATGACCTTCCAGGTTGGCTCGAACACCGGTAGCGTCAACCAGATCACCATCAACCTGACCCAGAAGTTCGACGCTGCCTCGCTGGGTATCGGTTCGTCGATCAACATCCAGGGTTCCAGCAGCACCCTGTCGGAAACCAACTACAGCGCCGCTGTTGCTGCCATCGACACCGCTCTGCAGACCATCAACACCAACCGTGCTGACCTGGGTGCCTCGCAGAACCGTCTGACCAGCACCATCAACAACCTGCAAAACATCAACGAGAACGCCGAAGCCGCCCGTGGCCGTGTACAGGACACCGACTTCGCTGCTGAAACTGCCCAGCTGACCAAGCAGCAGACCCTGCAGCAAGCTTCGACTTCGGTTCTGGCCCAGGCCAACCAGCTGCCGTCGGCAGTACTGAAGCTGCTGGGCTAA
- the fliS gene encoding flagellar export chaperone FliS, with amino-acid sequence MNPMLALRQYQKVNGVAQTSEASPHRLVQMLMQGGLDRLAQAKGAMARKDIAQKGILIGKAIDIIGGLREGLDLENHADSLTELDNLYTYMSRRLIEANAKSDPAIIDEVARLLITVKEGWDAIGDPSSAS; translated from the coding sequence ATGAACCCGATGTTGGCCCTTCGGCAATACCAGAAAGTCAATGGTGTGGCACAGACTTCCGAAGCCAGCCCGCACCGCTTGGTGCAGATGCTCATGCAGGGCGGCCTCGATCGCCTGGCGCAGGCCAAAGGCGCCATGGCACGCAAGGACATTGCCCAGAAGGGCATTCTGATCGGCAAGGCCATCGACATCATCGGTGGCCTGCGCGAAGGCCTGGACCTTGAAAACCACGCAGACAGCCTGACCGAACTGGACAACCTGTACACCTACATGAGCCGTCGGTTGATCGAGGCCAACGCCAAGAGCGACCCCGCCATCATCGACGAAGTGGCGCGCCTGCTGATCACCGTGAAAGAGGGTTGGGATGCGATCGGCGACCCGTCGTCGGCTTCCTGA
- a CDS encoding flagellar protein FliT: MTEVIARIEQTREMLLAALASRDWDAVGELDLQCRLRIDDVLTEARGNEADVRDSLEQLLLVYRQLIEVASGERQSIVDEMTQIRQAKNAAKVYHLFS, translated from the coding sequence ATGACCGAGGTAATCGCCCGAATCGAACAGACCCGCGAGATGCTGCTGGCTGCCCTGGCCAGCCGCGACTGGGACGCGGTCGGCGAGCTCGACCTGCAGTGCCGCCTGCGCATCGACGATGTGCTCACCGAGGCGCGTGGCAACGAGGCTGACGTGCGCGATAGCCTGGAGCAATTGCTGCTCGTGTACCGCCAATTAATTGAAGTTGCAAGTGGCGAACGTCAATCGATAGTCGACGAGATGACGCAAATCCGTCAGGCGAAAAACGCGGCTAAGGTATACCATCTGTTCAGTTGA